The Brassica oleracea var. oleracea cultivar TO1000 unplaced genomic scaffold, BOL UnpScaffold01284, whole genome shotgun sequence genome window below encodes:
- the LOC106321176 gene encoding uncharacterized protein LOC106321176 has translation MATLVSPLEALAFEYVSFGVLAVINNVWTWIAVVTAAVSFWRMRVTTIGDDGRRHGCGLLEEQTASKTEQERQAVAGPVKETAAARVEEALVMKTEVWETLMCDDGVTKGKMTMYYEVNVDGGRDVDEDGELTSAVNYGCGSGDCGEWWERWERVVKMRNGDEDWYRYVDLMVINGSVVRLWDDKRSL, from the coding sequence atggccaCTTTGGTTTCTCCATTAGAAGCGTTGGCTTTCGAATACGTTAGCTTCGGTGTTCTCGCCGTCATCAACAATGTGTGGACATGGATCGCTGTCGTGACGGCAGCTGTCAGTTTCTGGAGGATGAGAGTCACCACCATTGGAGACGACGGCCGTCGTCATGGATGTGGATTGTTAGAGGAACAAACCGCCTCGAAAACTGAACAAGAACGACAAGCAGTAGCTGGTCCGGTTAAAGAAACGGCGGCGGCTCGAGTGGAGGAAGCGTTGGTTATGAAAACGGAGGTTTGGGAGACGTTAATGTGCGATGACGGAGTGACAAAAGGGAAGATGACTATGTACTACGAGGTAAACGTTGACGGAGGGAGGGATGTTGACGAAGACGGAGAGTTAACGTCCGCTGTTAACTATGGATGTGGTTCGGGTGATTGTGGAGAGTGGTGGGAGAGATGGGAAAGAGTGGTGAAGATGAGAAATGGTGATGAAGATTGGTACCGTTACGTGGACTTGATGGTGATAAACGGAAGTGTCGTAAGATTATGGGATGACAAAAGGAGCCTGTAA